The following proteins come from a genomic window of Bradyrhizobium paxllaeri:
- a CDS encoding serine hydrolase domain-containing protein has translation MEDLKVTASGYDFKPARAAMQRYIDNNLLSGISWAVMTGRDLIDVNCVGWADKEAQTPLRTDHIFRVFSNTKLITSCAVLLLSEEGKLGLDDPIEKFIPQLGNRKVLRPGATSLDDTEPAKSSITIRQLLSHSSGLSYGFFDPGTAIYKALNERGVHNPMTTLADMVDVLAGLPLIYQPGTSWEYSLATDVLGRLVEVISGQSFDKFIKLRILDPLGMVDTGFVVPEKDQGRLVAYYAGADLMEPMKPGLTRTDNSPFPGAYLRPIARLSGGGGLVSTLHDMVALIRSLLPGGPTLLKPETIAQMMTNQLPEGQWIRFATMGEQPGKAFTLAGGLIVKPTPFDHPDAAGELYWGGVAGTQWWISPKHNLAGVMMAQRQMAFVHPFSFEFKRLAYEAVKKATVVV, from the coding sequence ATGGAAGACCTGAAAGTGACCGCCAGCGGTTACGACTTCAAACCGGCACGCGCGGCGATGCAGCGCTATATCGACAACAACCTGCTGTCAGGCATTTCCTGGGCGGTCATGACCGGGCGCGACCTCATCGACGTGAATTGCGTCGGCTGGGCCGACAAGGAAGCGCAGACGCCGCTGCGCACCGATCATATCTTTCGCGTCTTCTCCAACACCAAGCTGATCACCTCCTGCGCCGTGCTATTGTTGTCTGAGGAAGGCAAGCTTGGGCTCGACGACCCAATCGAAAAATTTATTCCGCAGCTCGGAAATCGAAAAGTGCTGCGGCCCGGCGCCACCTCGCTTGATGACACCGAGCCCGCGAAGAGCTCGATCACCATCCGTCAGTTGCTCAGCCACAGCTCCGGCCTCAGCTACGGCTTTTTCGATCCTGGCACCGCCATCTACAAGGCGCTCAACGAGCGCGGTGTCCACAATCCCATGACGACGCTGGCCGACATGGTGGACGTGCTGGCCGGCCTGCCGCTGATCTATCAGCCCGGCACCTCGTGGGAATATTCGCTGGCCACCGACGTGCTGGGGCGGCTGGTCGAAGTCATCAGCGGGCAAAGCTTCGACAAGTTCATCAAGCTGCGAATTCTCGATCCGCTCGGCATGGTCGATACCGGCTTCGTGGTGCCGGAAAAGGATCAGGGACGGCTCGTTGCCTATTATGCCGGTGCGGACCTGATGGAGCCGATGAAGCCGGGATTGACCCGAACCGACAACTCGCCCTTCCCCGGCGCCTATCTGCGCCCGATCGCGCGGCTCAGCGGCGGTGGCGGTCTGGTGTCGACGCTGCATGACATGGTGGCGCTGATCCGAAGCCTGCTGCCCGGCGGGCCGACGCTGCTCAAGCCGGAAACGATTGCGCAGATGATGACCAACCAGCTGCCCGAGGGCCAGTGGATTCGCTTTGCCACGATGGGAGAGCAGCCCGGCAAAGCCTTCACTTTGGCCGGCGGCCTGATCGTGAAGCCGACGCCGTTCGATCACCCCGACGCCGCGGGCGAGCTCTATTGGGGCGGCGTCGCCGGCACCCAATGGTGGATCTCGCCGAAGCACAACCTCGCCGGTGTCATGATGGCGCAGCGCCAGATGGCGTTCGTGCATCCGTTCTCGTTCGAGTTCAAGCGGCTGGCGTATGAGGCGGTGAAGAAGGCCACGGTTGTGGTGTGA
- a CDS encoding GIY-YIG nuclease family protein, whose product MYYVYILASRRHGTLYIGVTNSLSKRMEQHRNGEGSSFVKTYGVYRLVYVEAFERPDEAIAREKQLKRWKRDWKIELIERENLEWRDLSDLIV is encoded by the coding sequence ATGTATTACGTCTACATCCTCGCGAGCCGACGGCACGGGACCCTGTATATCGGGGTGACCAATTCCCTTTCGAAACGGATGGAGCAACATCGCAATGGCGAGGGTTCCTCGTTCGTCAAAACCTACGGCGTTTACCGGCTTGTCTATGTCGAAGCGTTCGAGCGGCCGGACGAAGCGATTGCCCGTGAAAAGCAGCTCAAGCGCTGGAAGCGGGATTGGAAGATTGAACTGATCGAGCGTGAGAATCTGGAGTGGCGCGATCTCAGCGATCTGATAGTTTGA
- a CDS encoding PleD family two-component system response regulator — protein MSARILVVDDVPANVKLLEARLSAEYFDVLTASNGAEALDICSRSECDIILLDVMMPDMDGFEVCRRLKSNPATHFIPVVIVTALDSPSDRVRGLEAGADDFLTKPVSDVVLIARVRSLTRLKMMTDELRMRAITSLEIGMEAPERSAIADKGVGGRILLVDDRPSSYERLAPILSAEHTVDVEINPAEALFHAAEGNYDLLIVSLSLENYDGLRLCSQARSLERTRQLPILAISDADNNARLLRGLEIGVNDYLLRPVDKNELLARARTQIRKRRYTDHLRDNVQNSIEMAITDALTGLNNRRYMESHLSTLVEQASSRGKPLALMILDIDFFKSINDTYGHDAGDDVLREFAVRIRKSIRGIDLACRYGGEEFVIVMPETDINVAGMVAERLRRSIAGETFAVNKGTKRIDVTISIGLATLDHKDEPVADVLKRADVALYRAKNDGRNRVVSTAA, from the coding sequence ATGTCTGCGCGTATTCTTGTCGTCGATGACGTTCCGGCAAACGTCAAGCTCCTGGAAGCCCGCCTGTCGGCCGAATATTTCGACGTGCTGACGGCCTCGAACGGCGCCGAGGCACTCGACATCTGCTCGCGCTCGGAATGCGACATCATCCTGCTCGACGTCATGATGCCCGACATGGACGGGTTCGAGGTCTGCCGCCGGCTGAAGTCCAATCCCGCCACCCATTTCATCCCGGTCGTGATCGTCACCGCGCTGGACAGCCCGTCCGATCGCGTGCGCGGGCTGGAAGCCGGCGCCGACGATTTTCTCACCAAGCCGGTGTCCGACGTCGTTCTGATCGCGCGCGTCCGCTCGCTGACGCGGCTGAAGATGATGACCGATGAACTGCGCATGCGCGCCATCACCTCGCTTGAGATCGGCATGGAGGCGCCCGAGCGCAGCGCCATCGCCGACAAGGGCGTTGGCGGGCGGATCCTCCTGGTCGACGACCGGCCGTCATCCTACGAGCGGTTGGCGCCGATCCTCTCTGCCGAGCACACCGTCGACGTCGAGATCAATCCGGCGGAAGCGCTGTTTCACGCTGCCGAGGGCAATTATGATTTGCTGATCGTTTCGCTCAGCCTGGAAAATTACGACGGCCTGCGGCTGTGCAGCCAGGCGCGCTCGCTGGAGCGCACCCGCCAGTTGCCGATCCTCGCCATCTCCGACGCCGATAACAATGCGCGGCTGTTGCGCGGGCTCGAAATCGGCGTCAACGACTATCTGCTCCGTCCCGTCGACAAGAACGAACTGCTGGCGCGGGCGCGCACCCAGATCCGCAAGCGGCGCTATACGGACCACCTGCGCGACAACGTGCAGAACTCGATCGAAATGGCGATCACCGACGCGCTGACCGGCTTGAACAACCGCCGCTACATGGAAAGCCATCTCTCTACGCTGGTCGAGCAGGCTTCGAGCCGCGGCAAGCCGCTGGCGCTGATGATTCTCGACATCGACTTCTTCAAATCGATCAACGACACATATGGCCATGATGCCGGCGATGACGTGCTGCGCGAATTCGCGGTGCGTATCCGCAAGTCGATCCGCGGCATCGATCTCGCCTGCCGCTACGGCGGCGAGGAGTTCGTGATCGTGATGCCGGAAACCGACATCAATGTCGCCGGCATGGTCGCCGAGCGCCTGCGCCGCTCGATCGCCGGCGAAACCTTTGCGGTCAACAAGGGCACCAAGCGGATCGACGTCACGATCTCGATTGGGCTTGCCACGCTCGACCACAAGGACGAGCCGGTCGCCGACGTGCTCAAGCGCGCCGACGTGGCGCTCTATCGGGCAAAGAACGACGGGCGGAACAGGGTGGTTTCGACGGCGGCGTGA
- a CDS encoding response regulator: MAKTVLIVEDNELNMKLFRDLLEAHGYQTSGTSNGFEALDLVRKLRPDLILMDIQLPQVSGLEVTRWIKDDPELRAIPVVAVTAFAMKGDEERIREGGCEAYLSKPISVGKFIETVRRFIG, from the coding sequence ATGGCGAAAACCGTCCTGATCGTGGAGGACAACGAGCTCAACATGAAGCTCTTTCGCGATCTGTTGGAAGCGCATGGCTATCAGACTTCCGGTACCAGCAACGGTTTCGAGGCGCTTGATCTTGTTCGCAAGCTGCGTCCCGACCTGATCCTCATGGATATCCAGCTTCCGCAAGTATCCGGCCTCGAAGTGACGCGCTGGATCAAGGACGATCCCGAACTGCGCGCGATTCCGGTGGTTGCCGTCACTGCATTCGCGATGAAGGGCGACGAAGAGCGCATCCGCGAGGGCGGCTGCGAGGCGTATCTGTCCAAACCTATTTCCGTCGGCAAGTTTATCGAAACCGTGCGGCGTTTTATCGGGTAG
- a CDS encoding DUF3572 domain-containing protein, translated as MSKKPVHNPREVAEIVAVQALSFVAGDPERLGLFLAETGIGPETLRTAAADPQFLASVLDFVLRDDATVQAFASASQLHPTNIAAARQVLGDPHWERDVP; from the coding sequence CTGTCGAAAAAGCCTGTTCACAACCCCCGCGAAGTGGCTGAAATCGTTGCAGTTCAGGCGCTGAGCTTCGTTGCCGGCGATCCTGAGCGGCTCGGTCTTTTCCTGGCCGAAACCGGCATCGGTCCGGAGACGCTGCGCACCGCCGCGGCCGACCCGCAATTTCTGGCCTCCGTGCTGGATTTCGTGCTGCGGGACGACGCCACCGTGCAAGCATTTGCGAGCGCCTCGCAACTGCACCCGACCAATATCGCCGCCGCCCGTCAGGTGCTGGGTGACCCGCACTGGGAGCGCGATGTGCCGTGA
- a CDS encoding DNA polymerase IV, whose product MSASAASFDGPRAFCRDCLGDLDIKLRRCGICGSPRLVRHPALPSLTLAHIDCDAFYATVEKRDNPELADRPVIIGGGKRGVVSAACYVSRTYGVRSAMPMFKALELCPQAAVIPPDMAKYVRVGREVRHAMQTLTPLVEPLSIDEAFLDLAGTQRVHGMIPAKVLARFARDVERDIGITVSVGLSCNKFLAKIASDLDKPRGFAALDQIEAREMLADKPVGFIYGVGPATQEKLLQRGFRTIADLQRADEVELMKQFGGEGRRLWRLARGIDDRSVVPDRGAKTISSETTFENDIRDFATLERLLWRLSEKVSSRLKNSNLAGCTITLKLKTADFRQRTRSQSIQAPTQLAAKIFAVSREMLAREIDGTAFRLMGTGVSALREGSQGDDSDMLDRRSAHAERAMDDLRKKFGNAAVIRGIAYKGPAKEEDEEE is encoded by the coding sequence GTGAGCGCGTCAGCGGCCTCGTTTGACGGTCCGCGCGCTTTCTGCCGGGATTGCCTCGGCGACCTCGATATCAAATTGAGGCGATGCGGCATCTGCGGTTCCCCGCGCCTCGTTCGACACCCCGCCCTGCCCTCGCTCACGCTCGCGCATATCGATTGCGACGCATTCTACGCTACCGTGGAGAAGCGCGACAATCCCGAACTTGCCGACAGGCCCGTGATCATCGGCGGCGGCAAGCGCGGCGTGGTGTCGGCTGCCTGCTACGTCTCGCGGACCTATGGCGTGCGCTCGGCGATGCCGATGTTCAAGGCGCTGGAGCTCTGCCCGCAGGCGGCCGTGATCCCGCCCGACATGGCGAAATATGTCCGCGTCGGCCGCGAGGTGCGCCACGCCATGCAGACGCTGACGCCGCTGGTGGAACCGCTATCGATCGACGAGGCGTTCCTGGACCTCGCCGGCACCCAGCGCGTCCACGGCATGATCCCCGCAAAGGTGCTGGCCCGCTTTGCCCGCGACGTCGAGCGCGACATCGGCATCACGGTGTCGGTCGGCCTGTCCTGCAACAAGTTTCTGGCCAAGATTGCCTCCGATCTCGACAAGCCGCGCGGCTTTGCCGCCCTCGACCAGATCGAGGCCCGCGAGATGCTGGCGGACAAGCCGGTCGGCTTCATCTACGGTGTCGGCCCTGCCACCCAGGAAAAGCTGCTGCAGCGGGGTTTTCGCACCATTGCGGACCTGCAGCGCGCCGACGAGGTCGAGTTGATGAAGCAGTTCGGCGGCGAAGGCCGCCGGCTGTGGCGGCTGGCGCGCGGCATCGACGACCGCAGCGTGGTGCCGGACCGCGGCGCCAAGACCATATCGAGCGAAACCACGTTCGAAAACGACATCAGGGATTTCGCCACGCTGGAACGGCTGTTGTGGCGGCTGTCGGAGAAAGTGTCGTCACGGCTGAAGAACAGCAATCTGGCCGGCTGCACCATCACGCTGAAGCTGAAGACCGCTGATTTCCGCCAGCGCACCCGCTCGCAATCGATCCAGGCGCCGACCCAGCTCGCCGCGAAGATTTTTGCCGTGTCGCGCGAGATGCTGGCGAGGGAGATCGACGGCACCGCCTTCCGCCTGATGGGCACCGGCGTCAGCGCGCTGCGCGAGGGATCGCAAGGCGACGACAGCGACATGCTCGACCGCCGCTCCGCCCATGCCGAGCGCGCGATGGATGATTTGCGCAAGAAGTTCGGCAATGCCGCGGTGATCCGGGGCATTGCGTACAAGGGGCCGGCGAAGGAAGAGGACGAGGAGGAGTAA
- a CDS encoding RidA family protein: MSKLEKLRPSGLHHNSAYSHVVVASGARTIYIAGQVSTDEEGRVVAEGDLAAQTTQVMHNIGLALKSAGASYSDIVKITTFVVGYRPELRPIIGKARSVFFEGMEPPASTLIGVTALAAPEWLIEIEAVAVVD, from the coding sequence ATGAGCAAGCTCGAAAAACTTCGGCCAAGCGGTCTTCACCACAACTCGGCTTATTCCCACGTCGTCGTCGCGTCAGGTGCGCGCACGATCTATATCGCGGGGCAGGTCTCCACCGACGAGGAGGGGCGGGTGGTCGCCGAGGGTGATCTCGCCGCGCAGACGACGCAGGTGATGCACAATATCGGCCTCGCGCTGAAATCCGCCGGTGCGAGTTATTCCGATATCGTGAAGATCACCACCTTCGTCGTGGGCTACAGGCCGGAGCTCCGTCCGATCATCGGCAAGGCACGCTCGGTCTTCTTTGAAGGCATGGAGCCGCCGGCGAGTACGCTCATCGGCGTCACGGCGCTCGCGGCCCCGGAATGGCTGATCGAGATCGAGGCGGTGGCCGTCGTCGATTGA
- a CDS encoding GYD domain-containing protein translates to MVTYVVLGNFTDQGIRNAKDSPKRAEAFKKTAETFGVTVKELFWTQGRYDVVTILDAPDEFSAMSLSLSLGALGNVRTESLRAFSAADMTKVVDKML, encoded by the coding sequence ATGGTAACGTATGTCGTGCTTGGCAATTTCACCGACCAGGGAATCCGCAATGCCAAGGATTCGCCGAAGCGGGCCGAGGCCTTCAAGAAGACCGCCGAGACCTTCGGCGTGACCGTAAAGGAGCTGTTCTGGACGCAGGGAAGATATGATGTTGTCACAATCCTCGATGCGCCGGACGAGTTTTCCGCCATGTCGCTTAGCTTGAGTCTTGGCGCACTGGGCAATGTTCGCACCGAGTCGTTGCGAGCCTTTTCGGCGGCGGACATGACCAAGGTTGTCGACAAGATGCTCTGA
- a CDS encoding slipin family protein, which yields MMLDYLTYATLAVLVVLFLSSAIRILREYERGVVFTLGRFTGVKGPGFIILIPVVQQIVKVDLRVMVQVVPPQDVISRDNVSVKVNAVLYFRIIDPERAIIKVGDYMAATSQLAQTTLRSVLGKHELDEMLAERDRLNADVQEILDQQTDVWGIKVTTVEIKDIDINETMVRAIAKQAEAERLRRAKVINAMGEQQAAEKLVEAGRTLAREPQAMQLRYFAALHDIAGERSSTVVFPLPMDLLGHVTGGRREAT from the coding sequence ATGATGCTCGATTATTTGACTTATGCGACGCTCGCGGTGCTCGTGGTTCTGTTTCTGTCCTCGGCCATTCGCATCCTGCGAGAATACGAGCGAGGCGTCGTGTTTACGCTCGGCCGCTTCACCGGCGTGAAAGGTCCCGGATTCATCATCCTGATTCCCGTCGTGCAGCAGATAGTGAAGGTCGATCTGCGGGTGATGGTCCAGGTCGTGCCGCCGCAGGACGTGATTTCGCGCGATAACGTTTCGGTCAAGGTCAACGCCGTTCTCTACTTCCGCATCATCGATCCCGAGCGCGCGATCATCAAGGTCGGCGATTATATGGCCGCGACCAGCCAGCTCGCGCAGACCACGCTGCGCTCGGTGCTCGGCAAGCACGAGCTGGACGAGATGCTCGCCGAACGGGACCGGCTCAATGCCGACGTCCAGGAAATTCTCGACCAGCAGACCGACGTCTGGGGCATCAAGGTTACCACCGTCGAGATCAAGGATATCGATATCAATGAAACCATGGTGCGTGCGATCGCCAAGCAGGCCGAGGCGGAGCGGCTGCGGCGCGCCAAGGTGATCAATGCAATGGGCGAGCAGCAGGCCGCCGAGAAGCTCGTCGAGGCCGGCCGAACGCTGGCGCGGGAGCCGCAGGCGATGCAGTTGCGCTATTTCGCGGCGCTGCACGACATTGCCGGCGAGCGATCCTCGACCGTGGTGTTTCCGCTGCCGATGGATCTGCTCGGCCATGTGACGGGAGGGCGGAGGGAAGCGACGTGA
- a CDS encoding NfeD family protein: MQTVQATLVAAAAAVALLVSPLAASAGENSSKVALTVSVDGAIGPATARYVKDALTKASERRAEVVILRMNTPGGLSTSMREIIADVLASRVPVVGYVAPSGAHAASAGTYILYATHIAAMAPGTNLGAATPVQIGRPLPGLPDSTPDKGDKDKKEGSDQKPKTRDAMTAKATNDAVALIRSLAELRGRNADWAEKAVREAESLSANAALQAKVIDLVARDQAELLRQIDGRAVEVAGGETRHLATSEAAREALDPGWIVQFLRVITDPNIAFILMLIGIYGLIFELSSPGAVAPGVIGTICLLLGLYALNMLPINYAGLGLILLGITLLVIEVFNPTVVIGLGGVIAFVLGAVMLFEIEEPGFRLSWPVIGIAAAIFIGLILVVLGSLQRARKGPVRLGAQAMRGLSAEILDWSEREGHVFTHGERWQARGSEAFKPGEVVEVANVVDLTLVVRRRPALTTGEGGM, translated from the coding sequence GTGCAGACCGTACAGGCGACTCTTGTTGCGGCCGCTGCGGCCGTTGCCCTTCTGGTTTCTCCCCTTGCCGCCTCGGCGGGGGAGAACAGCAGCAAGGTTGCGCTGACCGTCTCGGTCGACGGAGCGATCGGCCCGGCGACGGCCCGCTACGTGAAGGACGCGCTGACCAAGGCAAGCGAACGCCGCGCCGAGGTCGTCATTCTGCGCATGAATACACCGGGCGGACTTTCAACCAGCATGCGCGAGATCATCGCAGACGTGCTGGCGTCGCGCGTGCCCGTCGTCGGTTACGTTGCGCCCTCCGGAGCCCATGCGGCCAGCGCCGGAACCTATATCCTCTACGCCACCCATATCGCGGCCATGGCGCCTGGCACCAATCTCGGCGCGGCGACGCCGGTGCAGATTGGCCGGCCGCTGCCGGGTCTGCCGGATTCTACCCCTGACAAGGGCGACAAGGACAAGAAGGAGGGCAGCGACCAGAAGCCGAAGACCAGGGATGCCATGACGGCGAAGGCGACCAACGACGCCGTCGCCTTGATCCGCAGTCTCGCCGAACTGCGCGGCCGCAATGCCGATTGGGCGGAGAAGGCGGTGCGGGAGGCCGAAAGCCTTTCCGCCAATGCCGCCTTGCAGGCGAAAGTCATCGATCTCGTCGCACGTGACCAGGCCGAACTGCTCAGACAAATCGATGGTCGCGCGGTCGAGGTTGCGGGCGGCGAGACGCGGCATCTGGCGACCAGCGAAGCCGCGCGTGAAGCGCTCGACCCTGGATGGATCGTGCAATTCTTAAGGGTGATCACCGATCCCAACATCGCCTTCATTCTCATGCTGATCGGCATCTACGGCCTGATTTTCGAGCTTTCTTCGCCCGGCGCGGTCGCGCCCGGCGTGATCGGCACGATCTGTTTGCTGCTCGGCCTCTATGCGCTCAATATGCTGCCCATCAACTATGCGGGCCTCGGCCTGATCCTGCTCGGGATCACACTCCTGGTCATCGAGGTCTTCAACCCGACCGTCGTGATCGGTCTCGGCGGGGTCATCGCATTCGTGCTCGGAGCGGTGATGCTGTTCGAGATCGAGGAGCCTGGATTCCGGCTGTCATGGCCGGTGATCGGCATCGCGGCGGCGATCTTTATCGGCCTGATCCTGGTTGTCCTCGGTTCGCTTCAACGAGCCCGAAAAGGCCCCGTGCGGCTCGGCGCGCAAGCGATGCGCGGGCTATCGGCCGAAATCCTCGACTGGTCCGAGCGCGAAGGCCACGTCTTCACCCACGGCGAGCGCTGGCAGGCGCGCGGCAGCGAAGCCTTCAAGCCCGGAGAGGTGGTCGAGGTGGCCAACGTCGTGGATTTGACGCTCGTGGTACGGCGCCGGCCGGCGCTGACCACCGGCGAAGGAGGTATGTGA
- a CDS encoding dihydrolipoamide acetyltransferase family protein, with product MRQFVLPDLGEGLEEAEIVNWYVNEGDHVVTDQPLVSVETDKAVVEVPSPSSGRILHLFGAKGDVVKVGAPLVEFAEGPEQDTGTIVGELGPSEPAAAAATLSRRTAGEKGQVFPAVRALARKLEVDLDLVEATGPDGTITRADVERAARSLPQSGPAELLRGLRRAMAQRMTVAHAEIVPASVTDEADIDDWPTGEDVTIRLVRAIAVACKAEPALNCWYNSSAGERRLFDRIDLGIAVDTGGGLIVPVLRNVAERDVSDLRTGLDRMRADAVARAIPPGELRGATITLSNFGMIGGRFASLIVVPPQVAIIGAGRITQGVVAYRGQPAVRRVLPLSLTFDHRVVTGGEAARFLVALKADLEQIS from the coding sequence ATGCGCCAGTTCGTATTGCCGGATCTGGGAGAGGGCCTCGAAGAGGCGGAGATTGTGAACTGGTATGTCAATGAAGGCGATCATGTCGTCACCGATCAGCCGCTGGTATCGGTCGAGACTGACAAGGCCGTCGTCGAGGTGCCGTCGCCATCGAGCGGACGCATCCTTCATTTGTTCGGCGCCAAGGGAGATGTGGTGAAAGTCGGCGCGCCGCTCGTCGAGTTCGCCGAAGGCCCCGAACAGGACACCGGCACAATTGTCGGCGAACTTGGCCCCAGCGAGCCAGCGGCTGCAGCAGCAACACTTTCCAGGCGAACGGCCGGAGAGAAGGGGCAGGTTTTTCCGGCCGTGCGCGCACTTGCCCGCAAGCTCGAGGTCGATCTCGATCTCGTCGAAGCCACGGGACCCGACGGCACCATCACGCGTGCGGATGTGGAACGCGCGGCCAGGAGTCTACCCCAAAGCGGACCTGCCGAACTCCTGCGCGGCTTGCGGCGCGCGATGGCGCAACGCATGACGGTGGCTCACGCCGAAATCGTCCCCGCGAGTGTCACCGATGAGGCCGATATCGACGACTGGCCAACCGGTGAGGACGTGACGATCCGGCTGGTGCGAGCGATCGCTGTCGCCTGCAAGGCCGAGCCTGCGCTCAATTGCTGGTATAATTCCAGCGCGGGTGAGCGGCGTCTGTTCGACCGCATCGATCTCGGCATCGCCGTCGATACCGGGGGCGGCCTTATCGTTCCCGTGTTGCGCAATGTCGCGGAGCGGGACGTATCGGATTTGCGAACCGGGCTTGACCGGATGCGGGCTGACGCCGTCGCGCGCGCGATACCTCCTGGAGAGCTGAGGGGAGCCACGATTACGCTGTCGAATTTCGGAATGATTGGAGGCCGTTTCGCCAGCCTGATCGTCGTACCGCCACAAGTGGCGATCATCGGCGCCGGCCGGATTACCCAAGGGGTGGTCGCTTATCGGGGCCAGCCGGCGGTGAGGCGCGTGCTGCCATTGTCGCTCACCTTTGACCATCGCGTGGTGACGGGAGGCGAAGCCGCTCGCTTCCTGGTGGCACTCAAAGCGGATCTTGAGCAGATTTCGTGA
- a CDS encoding alpha-ketoacid dehydrogenase subunit beta codes for MPEMTLVEAVNLALARAMEDDPDVVVLGEDVGINGGVFRATVGLQARFGSERVLDTPLAELLISGLCVGMAAQGLKPVGEIQFMGFLYPCIDQLVNHASRIRNRTRGRITCPMVLRTPHGAGIRAPEHHSESTEAMLAHIPGLRVVIPSSPERAYGLLLAAIRDPDPVVFLEPTRIYRAAKGEVEDNGEALPLDVAFVLRQGRDVTLISWGAMLKETMAAADALAAEGVAAEVIDLATLKPYDEATVLGSVAKTGRCVIVHEATRTGGFGAEIAALIAERGLTSLLAPVARVTGYDTVIPMARLEQHMMPSVDRIVTAARRACQFS; via the coding sequence ATGCCTGAAATGACGTTGGTCGAAGCCGTCAACCTGGCGCTCGCCCGCGCGATGGAGGATGATCCTGATGTCGTCGTGCTTGGCGAAGATGTCGGCATCAATGGTGGCGTCTTCCGCGCGACCGTCGGGCTGCAAGCGCGTTTCGGCTCCGAGCGCGTCCTCGACACGCCACTTGCAGAACTCCTGATCAGCGGACTCTGCGTCGGCATGGCGGCGCAGGGGTTGAAGCCCGTCGGCGAGATCCAGTTCATGGGATTTCTGTATCCCTGCATCGACCAACTGGTGAACCACGCCTCCCGAATTCGCAACCGCACCCGGGGGCGGATCACCTGTCCAATGGTTCTGCGCACGCCGCATGGCGCCGGCATTCGCGCGCCCGAGCATCATTCCGAAAGCACCGAGGCGATGCTCGCCCATATCCCCGGCCTGCGCGTTGTCATTCCCTCGTCGCCGGAACGCGCATATGGGCTGCTGCTTGCCGCGATCCGCGATCCTGATCCGGTGGTGTTTCTGGAGCCGACGCGCATCTACCGCGCGGCGAAAGGCGAGGTGGAAGACAACGGTGAAGCCTTGCCGCTGGATGTCGCCTTTGTCCTGCGCCAGGGCCGCGACGTCACGCTGATCAGCTGGGGTGCGATGCTGAAGGAAACCATGGCGGCGGCCGATGCGCTGGCGGCCGAGGGTGTCGCCGCCGAAGTGATCGATCTCGCCACGCTCAAGCCCTACGATGAGGCGACGGTGCTCGGTTCGGTCGCAAAAACCGGGCGTTGTGTCATCGTGCACGAGGCGACGCGTACCGGCGGATTCGGAGCCGAGATCGCCGCGCTGATCGCCGAGCGCGGCCTGACTTCGCTGCTCGCGCCTGTGGCCCGCGTCACCGGCTACGACACGGTCATTCCGATGGCGCGGCTCGAGCAGCATATGATGCCATCGGTCGATCGTATCGTGACGGCCGCGCGCCGGGCGTGCCAGTTCAGTTGA